The sequence AGAGCCGAAAAACCAGTCCCAGATGCGGTGGGCGTACGGCAAGAGCGCGTAGTGAAGCATGTCCGGCGTGGTCAGCAATATCGTCGGACGTCGGTCGCGAACCGATCGCTTCTCCGCGTCCGAGAGACGACCGGTGTACTGCGCGACGGACACGCGACTGCCGAAGCCGAGGTCCGTGGCGAGTTCGGTGAGCGATTCCTCCTGGTCGGCGATGAGCGCGTTCTGTGGCGCCACGTACAGGGTCCGGCCACCGTGGTCCATGGCACGCTCGGCGGCCGGAACGGTGTAGGCGAGCGATTTCCCACTCGCCGTCGGCGTGGACAGGACGACGTTCTGCCCGCCGCGGATAGCCTCGACGGCGGTGGCCTGGTGTTCGTAGAGGCCGTCGATCCCACGGTCAGCGAGTGCCAAATCGAGGCGGGACTCGAGGTCGATCGTTCGGGTCGCTGCCTCCTGGGCTTCGACGACCCGCTCGTGGGTTAGCTGCCCGTCGTAGTACGGGCGTTCTGCGAACCAGGCGGCGATATCGTCCACACCGGAGGCAGGGGCCGGATGGTTGTTGGCGATTTCGGTCCCGAAGACTGACCTCGCCCGTCGCGACCAGATACGTCCGGTTTCGCCAGGGGTAAGCCCCCTGGTCGAGTACGCCGGTCCATGTTTCCGCGCCTCTCGTACCTCGAGTGGATGGGTGGTCGTGCCGACGCCGTCCCCTACGATCTCGGCACCACTGGTCTGAGCGACGACGACGTCGATCGTACGACGGTGGTCCCGCCCCGGTTGGCCGACCTGGAATCCTCGCCCGCCGGCGCCAGTCTCGAACATCTTCTCGCGACGGAGTACGGGGTCCAGCCCGAGCAGGTCCTCGTCACTGCAGGCGCAACGCACGCCAACTTCCTCGCGTACGCGAGTGCACTCGGTGGAGACGATTCCACAGTTCTCGTCGAGGACCCGGCGTACCCGCCCCTCGTCGAGACACCGCGTGGACTGGGTGCCGAGATAGCGCGGTTCGATCGTGGTGACGGTGGCGCCCTGGACGCGACCCGTATCGACGAGGCCGTAACCGACGAGACCGCCCTCGTCACGATCAGCAATCGACACAACCCAAGCGGCGCACTCTCCGAGACGGACGCCATACGCCGTGTCGCCGATGCTGCGGCGAGTCACGATGCGCCACTGCTCGTCGACGAAGTGTACGCGCCATACGTGATCGACGAACGCGACGGGCCGTTCGGTGGACCGAGTGCTGCAAGCCTCGAGAACACCGTCGTCACCGGGTCGTTGGCGAAGTTCTTCGGACTCGGTGGGCTTCGAATCGGCTGGATCGTCGGGCCCCGCGAATTCGTCGACCAGGCGCGCAGGATTGCCTACCACCTGCCAGACGTCGCAGGTCCTAGCAGAGCACTGGCCGGCCGAGCTCTCTACTCCGTCGACGCCCTGATCGAAGACCGACGGGAGCGCGTCGAGACGAACCACCGATTGCTCTCGGAGTTCGTCGCGTCCCGATCGGATCTCGAAGGGACCGTCCACGATGGATCGACGTTCGCGTTCCTCGAGCCGGTCGAAGCCACAGTCGAGGAAGTCTTCGGCGCGGCCTGGGAAGAGGGCGTGCTGGTCGTTCCCGGTGAGTTCTACGGTGTGCCCCAGAGACTCAGAGTGAGTGCTGGCCGTGCCCCGACGGACGTCGAGGTCTCGCTCGGCAGATTCGCGCAGGTGCTGACGGACGTCAGACGCTGACCTCGAACAGTTAAGGGGCACCGTACCGTTCGCCGGCATATGGACGAAGAACCCGAGGAAATCACCACGCTGGTGGGACGAGAGGTCTACTCCAACAACGGCGTCTTCGTGGGGGAGGTCGAAGACCTGCGACTCAATCTCGACACGGAGGTCGTCAACGGACTCGCCGTCACTGCACTCAACCCGGAACTGTTCGAAGAGGTCGTCACGGGCAAAAAAGGCGTGGTCGTGCCGTATCGGTGGGTCCGTTCGGTCGGCGACGTGGTCCTCATCAACGACGTCATCGAGCGATT is a genomic window of Halanaeroarchaeum sp. HSR-CO containing:
- a CDS encoding pyridoxal phosphate-dependent aminotransferase, whose amino-acid sequence is MFPRLSYLEWMGGRADAVPYDLGTTGLSDDDVDRTTVVPPRLADLESSPAGASLEHLLATEYGVQPEQVLVTAGATHANFLAYASALGGDDSTVLVEDPAYPPLVETPRGLGAEIARFDRGDGGALDATRIDEAVTDETALVTISNRHNPSGALSETDAIRRVADAAASHDAPLLVDEVYAPYVIDERDGPFGGPSAASLENTVVTGSLAKFFGLGGLRIGWIVGPREFVDQARRIAYHLPDVAGPSRALAGRALYSVDALIEDRRERVETNHRLLSEFVASRSDLEGTVHDGSTFAFLEPVEATVEEVFGAAWEEGVLVVPGEFYGVPQRLRVSAGRAPTDVEVSLGRFAQVLTDVRR
- a CDS encoding PRC-barrel domain-containing protein, producing the protein MDEEPEEITTLVGREVYSNNGVFVGEVEDLRLNLDTEVVNGLAVTALNPELFEEVVTGKKGVVVPYRWVRSVGDVVLINDVIERLKERVDQTAE